A single genomic interval of Camelina sativa cultivar DH55 chromosome 11, Cs, whole genome shotgun sequence harbors:
- the LOC104725390 gene encoding isoleucine--tRNA ligase, chloroplastic/mitochondrial, producing the protein MSSFFKSFPGNPREAAAMAMVQSSSYRVLSGRSSSNLRRNTPLDSFLAKGRSSVKAFSFLYVSRYSTESNNEFGHSSKRRSRGPVMAAKKASEGEKQEDGKYKHTVDLPKTGFGMRANSLTREPELQKLWEEHQVFKRVSDNNNGGSFILHDGPPYANGDLHMGHALNKILKDIINRYKLLQNYKVQYVPGWDCHGLPIELKVLQSLDQEVRKELTPLKLRAKAAKFAKATVKTQMESFKRFGVWADWNHPYLTLDLEYEAAQVEVFGQMALKGYIYRGRKPVHWSPSSRTALAEAELEYPEGHISKSIYAIFKLVGGAKTSLLDEFIPNICLAVWTTTPWTMPANAAVAVNAKLQYSVVEVQSFSEDESVVTGNKKKMSGKVLKNKQKLFVIVATDLVPALEAKWGVKLIISKTFLGSDLENCRYTHPIDNRDCPVVIGGDYITTESGTGLVHTAPGHGQEDYATGLKYGLPLVSPVDDEGKFTEEAGQFRGLSVLGEGNSAVVSYLDENMSLVMEESYAHKYPYDWRTKKPTIFRATEQWFASVEGFRTATMDAINNVKWIPHQAVNRISAMTSSRSDWCISRQRTWGVPIPAFYHVKTKEPLMNEETINHVKSIISQKGSDAWWYMSVEDLLPESYRDKAADYEKGTDTMDVWFDSGSSWAGVLGKREGLTFPADVYLEGTDQHRGWFQSSLLTSIATQGKAPYSAVITHGFVLDEKGMKMSKSLGNVVDPRLVIEGGKNSKDAPAYGADVMRLWVSSVDYTGDVLIGPQILRQMSDIYRKLRGTLRYLLGNLHDWRVDNAVPYQDLPIIDQHALFQLENVVKNIQECYENYQFFKIFQIIQRFTIVDLSNFYFDIAKDRLYTGGTSSFTRRSCQTVLSTHLLSILRVIAPIVPHLAEDVWQNLPFEYRNEDGSASKFVFELKWPTMNEQWLSFPAEDVLFWQRLLELRTEVNKVLELARNEKMIGSSLEAKVYLHTGDAGMATKLLEMSEAKNEADTLQRIFITSQVEVLSSMNEIVSSVQHTGEYVEGENKVWIGVSRAEGSKCERCWNYSGQVGSFSDHPTLCGRCFNVIVANPPEPAVAAVIS; encoded by the exons ATGTCGTCTTTCTTCAAATCTTTTCCGGGAAATCCCAGAGAAGCTGCTGCCATGGCGATGGTTCAGTCTTCATCTTACAGA GTATTGTCAGGTAGAAGTTCTTCTAATTTAAGGAGAAACACGCCGTTGGATTCTTTTCTTGCCAAGGGAAGGTCTTCCGTCAAGGCTTTTTCGTTCCTATATGTTTCACGGTATTCAACTGAATCAAACAATGAGTTTGGTCATTCATCAAAGCGAAGGTCTCGTGGGCCTGTTATGGCAGCAAAGAAAGCATCTGAAG GGgaaaaacaagaagatggaaagTACAAGCACACAGTTGATTTGCCAAAGACAGGTTTTGGTATGAGAGCGAATTCTTTGACAAGGGAACCTGAACTCCAGAAGTTGTGGGAAGAGCACCAGGTCTTCAAGAGAGTTTCTGATAATAACAATGGA GGGAGTTTCATTCTTCACGATGGTCCTCCTTATGCCAATGGTGATCTGCATATGGGTCATGCTCTTAACAAGATACTGAAGGATATCATTAATCGCTATAAG CTGCTCCAAAACTATAAAGTTCAGTACGTTCCTGGGTGGGATTGCCATGGCCTCCCAATTGAGTTGAAAG TTCTGCAGTCCCTAGATCAGGAAGTGAGAAAGGAACTTACACCATTAAAATTAAGGGCAAAGGCAGCGAAATTTGCAAAAGCAACAGTCAAAACACAAATGGAATCATTTAAG CGGTTTGGAGTATGGGCAGACTGGAACCATCCTTATCTAACTCTTGATCTGGAATATGAAGCAGCCCAG GTTGAAGTATTTGGCCAGATGGCCTTGAAAGGGTACATCTATAGAGGTAGGAAGCCAGTTCACTGGAGCCCTTCATCTCGGACTGCTCTTGCAGAAGCTGAACTAGAG TATCCGGAGGGTCATATTTCCAAAAGCATATATGCTATTTTCAAATTGGTTGGCGGAGCAAAAACAAGCCTTTTAGATGAGTTTATCCCTAATATATGCTTGGCAGTATGGACAACTACACCTTGGACTATGCCAGCCAATGCTG CTGTCGCGGTGAATGCGAAGCTTCAGTACTCTGTTGTGGAAGTGCAGTCATTCTCAGAAGATGAATCTGTTGTGACAggcaacaaaaagaaaatgtctGGGAAGGTTCTAAAGAATAAACAAAAGCTTTTCGTGATTGTAGCAACCGACCTTGTGCCAGCATTAGAAGCGAAATGGGGTGTGAAGCTTATCATAAGTAAAACATTCCTTGGTTCAGATCTTGAAAACTGCAG GTACACACATCCAATTGATAACAGGGACTGTCCAGTCGTTATAGGGGGTGATTACATAACTACGGAATCAGGAACAGGGTTGGTCCACACTGCCCCTGGTCATGGTCAGGAGGATTATGCAACCGGCCTGAAGTATGGGCTGCCTCTTGTCTCTCCAGTAGATGATGAAGGAAAGTTCACTGAGGAAGCTGGACAGTTTAGAGGGCTCTCTGTCCTTGGAGAAGGGAATAGTGCTGTTGTCAGTTACCTGGATGAGAATATGTCTTTGGTCATGGAAGAATCGTATG CTCATAAATACCCATATGATTGGCGAACTAAGAAACCTACGATATTTAGAGCGACTGAGCAGTGGTTTGCATCGGTCGAGGGTTTTCGCACGGCCACTATGGATGCAATCAACAATGTAAAATGGATACCACATCAG GCAGTAAACAGAATATCTGCCATGACTTCCAGTCGATCTGATTGGTGCATCTCGAGACAAAGGACATGGGGTGTCCCTATCCCTGCCTTTTATCATGTTAAGACGAAAGAACCCCTCATGAATGAAGAGACAATTAACCATGTTAAAT CCATAATTTCCCAAAAGGGTAGTGACGCGTGGTGGTATATGTCAGTGGAAGACCTACTTCCTGAGAGTTATCGTGATAAAGCAGCTGATTATGAAAAGGGGACTGATACAATGGACGTCTGGTTTGACTCAG GATCTTCTTGGGCTGGTGTATTGGGGAAACGTGAGGGTCTTACTTTCCCTGCAGATGTGTATCTAGAAGGAACAGATCAGCATCGTGGGTGGTTCCAGAGTTCTTTGTTAACAAGCATTGCAACACAAG GAAAAGCCCCTTATTCAGCTGTTATAACACATGGATTTGTATTGGATGAGAAGGGTATGAAAATGAGCAAGTCTCTAGGTAACGTAGTGGACCCACGTTTGGTCATTGAAGGAGGGAAAAATTCAAAG GATGCACCTGCTTATGGAGCTGATGTTATGCGTCTTTGGGTTTCTAGTGTAGATTACACAGGGGATGTACTGATAGGTCCACAGATTCTTCGTCAAATGTCTGATATATATAGGAAGTTGAGGGGAACATTACGATATCTCTTGGGCAATCTTCATGATTGGAGA GTTGATAATGCTGTTCCATACCAGGATTTACCTATCATTGATCAGCATGCTCTCTTTCAGCTTGAGAATGTAGTAAAGAACATACAAGAATGTTACGAGAACTACCAGTTCTTTAAAATATTCCAG ATCATACAACGATTCACAATTGTTGATCTGTCAAATTTCTACTTCGATATCGCTAAAGATAGACTGTATACTGG GGGAACTTCAAGTTTTACCAGAAGAAGCTGTCAAACAGTTCTTTCAACACATTTGTTATCCATATTGAGAGTGATTGCTCCGATAGTACCTCACCTAGCGGAAGATGTCTGGCAGAATCTTCCATTTGAGTACAGAAATGAAGATGGCTCTGCATCAAAATTTGTCTTCGAACTTAAATGGCCTACAATGAATGAACAATGGCTTTCATTTCCTGCTGAAGATGTTCTCTTCTGGCAAAGGCTTCTCGAG TTAAGGACCGAGGTGAACAAAGTGCTGGAGCTCGCACGTAATGAGAAAATGATTGGTTCCAGTTTAGAAGCAAAGGTGTATCTGCATACTGGAGATGCAGGCATGGCTACAAAATTACTAGAGATGAGTGAAGCAAAGAACGAAGCTGACACTCTGCAACGCATATTCATAACATCACAA GTTGAGGTATTGTCGTCAATGAATGAGATAGTAAGCAGTGTACAACACACAGGAGAGTATGTGGAGGGAGAAAACAAAGTCTGGATTGGTGTGTCACGAGCTGAGGGGTCCAAGTGCGAGAGGTGCTGGAACTACTCGGGCCAGGTCGGGTCGTTCTCCGACCATCCTACTCTCTGTGGACGCTGCTTCAATGTCATTGTTGCTAATCCACCTGAGCCTGCAGTTGCAGCCGTAA